Proteins co-encoded in one Plasmodium sp. gorilla clade G2 genome assembly, chromosome: 9 genomic window:
- a CDS encoding protein kinase, putative codes for MNEVTLNSKILSDNKENKNRINENIKYNNENNIKDDIHMGHMNNSVKNLYNVYMNNSNNIDNKNNINHPNNNNNNNNNINNNNNNNNKSSNNNLNNEYMFKYFNNYLSKGGKSNVHDINNENVECNNNMNKDIEEKDFTSIKKYNINNINNMNNMNNMNNINNINNINGTNNISGTNNINDRNVIVNSHNNKLNYNHFPNSDYSFADLLLDNKSLHLKSMNSHNNEIIHTTNNIINEHTMSSNINNDISKNNNNYYFRNEKYDKDNNYRHQDDLYYNSPSYTNEEPTSKVSNDHVLLRDQCNENVNNFDNINNNNINSNNINSNNNNNNEHIHMNSNISTNVSDITILENRKLLNILNINNNIENNSNSNNYNNDKNYLFECKDKDMNSLTLQEEICKVQEKENYKDFLNVINKRMKNITKDSNNNNNNNSNNNNNNNNNVNIKSSSFNDKIPIDNHTDNIKGINNINNNNNINNNNNNNSSSSSCCCNYKATNIYKYNNNHLNDSNKNTNNIINMNEDYYNEFTNLETKNENHGDMKLENDYQNNQDIENVLNDHNEIHLHEHNNNNNNNNNCYSYSYIYKNKSTTLGESLKHQEVNTSIFSYTNKAGLNHNNEVINFLSDHNLEVEVKNVVLPLSSNKNVCDVTSNNNDSMNNIKNMDINTNHNNNNKSSSVSNNNHFDDHHNSYHTDNINYEEFLYNNDLKKKYSDHFIDVEEGISEYNYKRLLSYQKMKMNINENKNITTNNDNYMNNLNNNVFSSKDDNIKTNEHNNSNNNDNNNISSFYNKSNNNFLINNDICDNNKKDEETVAEKNTHISYNTYEKEEQRNLKHSNSLENNYINVDNARIDNFFSYNYMFDDKKNNNENDILDCENNRSTTYTNNNNNNNNIDDDDKNDHIDDKNDPIDDNNSNINRNNFKKKNSINNNSSNNMYHFDNKIYKFDSVKKKNICPIKNYDSYSYNDKNNNGVNDEHAFYGSFSNKDKMNNKIKNHKNNNMNKSYIDIHGTDTNDNFFINDGFNNNMGENNYVNNVYNNEDNVNNNMNGNNNMNGNNMSESNSINLSMHGVKDDKYNSSINLEDQKDISNNCHNDINGNTYEKINHNMDVHAPNTNHKTNQDNMKNGFDQQCYMSNDNMEYIKDKMTNMNSVNNINSLNNMNSVNNMNSVNNMNSVNNMNSVNNMNNYNLHHIRMTKGDDNNPNKGDIGYHLNNSQVIEMKKNDIIYNDMNINYDNMNNNINSNNNYNINMNDQYNNDSLKYKNSFIISNNLCGNNMNNINILNNVNNMKDISTMDLLNNSRKYSSMKNVVSTMDILNNVHNINNRNSVNNMNNINGVNSMNSVNNMNNMNSMNNMNNLNNMNNLNNMNNMNSMNKVIKNVVNVNSMNNINNMNNAKMVNSFNNLNNMNSINSFMKKNKNLENDILKNMNSMNNTLKNINAIHNNITCNKNGNNSQILKNNNIVHSFAHNPTKLLINKQNMTSNKCMNIKMKNINNNHHVGDCNNRSLMNKNVMDFSHMKDNKNFQTISANNNLGYRKNITSNESSNMNNMNNMNNMNNMNGVNNMNNMNNMNNMNNMNNLNNLNNMNNNVKVSDRFNGFLTNNKKPVMPNMLNILNKEYGEKKLLNNDNMENLINNNNINGFIKNESSVKQTMNQTMNQTINQPLNQSLNQSFNQVLNQMEERRGSLMNNQRDNNVDFLNMKKNSLHITIPNNNIKINENDYMNKTNFNLGVVPNNKRNNFLNDNMTNIMLNKNINNFLNNNRTNIPNNMNSFLSNVGVPTNISNNVNIKKNEHAFNNMMNIHVENKINNVRDSINTYAKDNMSDNMYSIPNQNMNQANNNMNNNNLMTNKMKVNKDTYTYTHGKSGIPIPSHMILSNQKMNEEKRANKMVETNSYNNVNNMNNINHINHINNLNHINNINHINNLNHMNNLNHINNLNHMNNNNINSVSAYAKNSLNLNNKNDLNKNMLDESFQVNKNTYINDGNNNYLDNIRNVHNNNIKENYYHNNLNIPLNNKNTTNNNMNDNCMYNKNEKLHDINKNNMDILKCHVDDRLTMTGDTMNNVAHPYKNNVLMNQNRKTRNSKNEEILNFIEENGNIDERIITDIHMDDKINERRYINKENLIIKCENNRDINYIDKNQKIESGKIIDNMNNSIKNNNSFYQNNIIMPNNYLYNNNINENNNVVLMKGSLNYKGVINNDKKMEQANKNYVENNIDMSNINSSILNHNMQSNINVSLKYNPEVIMNNELHNSMKNINIKNNNMNNNINNNINNNVNNNINNNVNSNVNSNVNNNVNNNVNNNNLICYRNMDCHNYIINQHSNSIPEKYSKSKQAIDNNNMKNKNIPNVLENIGACNNNVVKGYYVNNHMNDNKQNSYDIEHGNYKYISNSSDLTKKKKKNHENMFRMSKSQLLSLENDIKYLQSLTSYIIKPKDLYFETFEEVDVLSYDKNEEYMNNIIHNNNNNILNSDGMIHILNNGATKDYGLSGCKINNKDFFNAKMKREIRKTKYYTNKFSNKLKYTVIEEGSFGVVYKGWYKGMNVAVKVPVDKMARQDPYGLTKRSINEWKILAKCDHPNIIKLCGGIIHSYFDIWLVTKLVNGLDLHTIKNNMNKDEKVLGIDISLKMCRQLAEVINFLHTPIKNKKNVIIHRDIKPENLIIDSDWNIHLCDFGDAEECEDGIVTNVSGATWIYAPPELLTCHPLKQSSDYNFLDHTKLSYKWDIWSMGCVFQEMMNLPSPFQHYIITFDESDQIYEKLVDVFTKKLPPCIHSKIENSPFADIIRLCLNYDPNLRPTASEIVQLLNQPDEYLLLKRK; via the coding sequence ataatattataaacgaACATACAATGTccagtaatataaataatgatatttctaaaaataataataattattattttagaaatgagaaatatgataaagataataattatagacATCAAGATgatctttattataattcacCTTCATATACAAATGAAGAGCCGACGTCAAAAGTGAGTAATGACCATGTGTTATTAAGAGATCAGTGTAATGaaaatgttaataattttgataatataaataataataatataaacagtaataatataaacagtaataataataataataatgaacataTTCATATGAATAGCAATATTAGCACGAATGTATCTGATATTACAATTTTAGAAAATAGGAAATTATtaaacattttaaatattaataataatatagaaaataattctaatagtaataattataataatgataaaaattatttgtttGAATGTAAGGATAAAGATATGAATTCCTTAACACTACAAGAGGAAATTTGTAAAGTGCAAgagaaagaaaattataaagattTTCTTAacgtaataaataaaagaatgaaaaatattacaaaggatagtaacaataataataataataatagtaataataataataataataataataatgtaaatataaaatctagttcatttaatgataaaatacCCATTGATAACCATacagataatataaaaggcataaataatattaataataataataatattaataataataataataataatagtagtagtagtagttgTTGTTGTAATTATAAAGCtactaatatatacaaatataataataaccaccttaatgatagtaataaaaatactaataatattattaatatgaatgaagattattataatgaattcACAAATTTAGAAACGAAAAATGAGAACCATGGAGATATGAAATTAGAAAATGattatcaaaataatcaAGATATTGAAAATGTATTGAATGATCATAATGAAATACATCTTCatgaacataataataataataataataataataattgttatagttatagttatatttataaaaataaaagtaccACATTAGGAGAATCTTTAAAGCATCAAGAAGTTAATActtctattttttcttatactAATAAAGCAGGTTTGaatcataataatgaagTCATAAATTTCTTAAGTGATCATAATTTGGAGGTAGAAGTTAAAAACGTGGTATTACCATTGTCGAGTAACAAAAATGTGTGTGATGTTacaagtaataataatgatagtatgaataatataaagaatatggACATTAATacaaatcataataataataataaaagtagtagtgttagtaataataatcattttgATGATCATCATAATAGTTATCATACAGATAATATAAACTATGAAGAGTTCTTATATAACAAcgatttgaaaaaaaaatacagtGATCATTTTATTGACGTAGAAGAAGGTATCAGTGAATATAACTATAAACGTCTTTTATCAtatcaaaaaatgaaaatgaatattaatgagaataaaaatattacaacaaataatgataattatatgaataatttaaataataatgttttttcttcaaaggatgacaatataaaaacaaacgaacataataatagtaataataatgataataataatatttcatctttttataataaaagtaataacaattttcttattaataatgatatatgtgataataataaaaaggatgaAGAGACTGTGGCcgaaaaaaatacacatatttcatataatacatatgaaaaagaagaacaAAGAAATTTAAAACATTCTAATAGtttagaaaataattatataaatgtagatAATGCAAGAATAgataatttcttttcttaCAATTATATGTtcgatgataaaaaaaataataatgagaatGACATACTAGACTGTGAAAATAATAGGAGTACaacatatacaaataataataataataataataatattgatgatgatgataaaaacgATCATATTGATGATAAGAATGATCCTATTGATGacaataattcaaatattaatcgtaataattttaaaaaaaaaaatagcattaataataatagtagtaataatatgtatcattttgataataaaatatataaattcgatagtgtaaagaaaaaaaatatatgtccTATTAAGAACTATGATTCATATtcttataatgataaaaataataatggtgTAAATGATGAACATGCTTTTTATGGTAGTTTttcaaataaagataaaatgaataataaaattaagaatcataaaaataataatatgaataagaGTTATATAGATATACATGGTACTGatacaaatgataatttttttataaatgatggttttaataataatatgggagaaaataattatgtaaataatgtttataataatgaagacaatgttaataataatatgaatggtaataataatatgaatggtAATAATATGAGTGAATCTAACTCTATTAATCTTTCTATGCATGGTGTGAaagatgataaatataatagttCTATTAATTTAGAAGATCAAAAAGATATTTCGAATAACTGtcataatgatataaatgggAATACATATGAAAAGATTAATCATAATATGGATGTGCATGCACCTAATACTAATCATAAAACGAATCAAGACAATATGAAAAATGGATTTGATCAACAGTGTTATATgagtaatgataatatggaatatataaaggATAAAATGACAAATATGAATAGtgtgaataatattaatagtttgaataatatgaatagtgtgaataatatgaatagtgtgaataatatgaatagtgTGAATAACATGAATAgtgtgaataatatgaataattataatttacatCATATTAGAATGACTAAaggtgatgataataatccAAATAAAGGAGATATAGGATATCATCTGAATAACTCTCAAGTTATagaaatgaagaagaatgatattatatacaatgatatgaatataaactatgacaatatgaataataacattaatagtaataataattataatattaatatgaacgatcaatataataatgattctttaaaatataaaaatagttttattatatccaaCAATTTATGtggaaataatatgaataatataaacattttaaataatgtaaataacATGAAAGATATAAGTACCAtggatttattaaataattctaGAAAGTATAGTAGTATGAAAAATGTTGTAAGTACTatggatatattaaataatgtgcacaatattaataataggaATAgtgtgaataatatgaataatattaatggtgTGAATAGTATGAATAgtgtgaataatatgaataatatgaatagtatGAATAACATGAATAACTTGAATAACATGAATAACTTAAACAACATGAATAACATGAATAGTATGAATaaagttataaaaaatgtagtaaatgtaaatagtatgaataatattaataatatgaataatgctAAAATGGTGAACAGTTTTAATAATCTTAACAATATGAATAGTATAAATAGCtttatgaagaaaaataaaaatttggaAAATgatattcttaaaaatatgaattcaatgaataatacattaaaaaatataaacgcaatacataataatataacatgtaataaaaatggaaACAATTCTcagattttaaaaaataataatattgttcaTTCGTTTGCTCATAATCctacaaaattattaattaataaacaaAACATGACTTCTAATAAgtgtatgaatataaaaatgaagaatataaataataatcatcatGTGGGTGATTGTAATAATAGATCATTgatgaataaaaatgtaatggATTTTTCCCATATGaaggataataaaaattttcaaaCAATAAGtgcaaataataatttaggCTATaggaaaaatattacatcCAATGAAAGTAGTaacatgaataatatgaataatatgaataatatgaataacatGAATGgtgtgaataatatgaataatatgaataatatgaataatatgaacaacaTGAACAACTTAAACAACTTAAACAAcatgaataataatgtaaaggTTAGTGACAGATTTAATGGCTTcctaacaaataataaaaaaccaGTAATGCCaaatatgttaaatattttaaataaagaatatggagaaaaaaaattattgaatAATGATAACATGGAAAATttgattaataataataatatcaatggatttataaaaaatgaatcaaGTGTAAAACAAACCATGAATCAAACCATGAATCAAACCATTAACCAACCATTGAATCAATCATTGAATCAATCATTTAACCAGGTATTGAATCAAATGGAAGAAAGACGAGGGAGCTTGATGAATAACCAACGTGATAATAATGTAgactttttaaatatgaaaaaaaattctctTCATATAACCAttccaaataataatataaaaataaatgaaaatgattatatgaataagaCTAATTTTAATTTAGGTGTAGTTCCAAACaacaaaagaaataatttcttgaatgataatatgacaaatataatgttaaataaaaatataaacaattttttaaataataatcgaACCAATATACCAAACAACATGAATTCGTTCTTATCAAATGTTGGTGTTCCAacaaatatttcaaataatgtaaatataaaaaaaaacgaacatgcttttaataatatgatgaatattcatgtggaaaataaaataaataatgtaaGAGATtctataaatacatatgCTAAGGACAATATGAGTGATAATATGTATTCTATTCCAAATCAGAATATGAATCAAgcgaataataatatgaataataataaccttatgacaaataaaatgaaagttAATAAAGATACTTATACATATACGCATGGAAAAAGTGGAATACCAATTCCTTCTCATATGATCTTATCAAACCAAAAAATGAATGAAGAAAAACGTGCAAATAAAATGGTAGAAACGAATAGTTACAATaatgtgaataatatgaataatataaatcatataaatcataTCAATAATTTAAACCatatcaataatataaatcatatcaATAATTTAAaccatatgaataatttaaacCATATCAATAATTTAAACCATATGAACaataacaatattaatagtGTTAGTGCTTATGCTAAGAATTCacttaatttaaataataagaacgatcttaataaaaatatgctGGATGAATCCTTCcaagtaaataaaaatacatacattaATGATgggaataataattatttagatAACATAAGAAatgttcataataataacataaaagaaaattattatcacaaCAATTTGAATATTCctttgaataataaaaacacaacaaataataatatgaatgataattgtatgtataataaaaatgaaaaactacatgatataaataagaacaatatggatattttaaaatgtcATGTGGATGATCGATTAACAATGACAGGTGATACAATGAATAATGTTGCTCAcccttataaaaataatgtactTATGAATCAAAATAGAAAGACAAGAAATTCAAAAAATGAAGagatattaaattttatagaaGAAAATGGAAATATAGATGAGAGGATAATAACAGATATACATAtggatgataaaataaacgaaagaagatatataaataaagaaaatttaataatcAAATGTGAAAATAATCgtgatataaattatattgataagaatcaaaaaattgaaagtggaaaaattattgataatatgaataacagtattaaaaataataattcattttatcaaaataatataattatgccaaacaattatttatataataataatattaatgaaaataacaaTGTAGTATTAATGAAAGGATCTTTAAATTATAAGGGtgttataaataatgataaaaaaatggaacaagcaaataaaaattatgtagaaaataatattgatatgtCTAATATAAACTCGTCAATTCTTAATCATAATATGCAAAGTAATATTAATGTGTCTCTTAAATATAATCCAGAGGTCATTATGAATAATGAACTTCACAACagtatgaaaaatataaacatcaaaaataataatatgaacaataatatCAACAATAATATCAACAATAATGTCAACAATAATATCAACAATAATGTCAACAGTAATGTCAACAGTAATGTCAACAATAATGTCAACAATAATGTCAACAATAATAATCTTATTTGTTATAGAAATATGGACtgtcataattatattataaaccaACACAGTAATAGTATCCCAGAGAAATATAGCAAAAGCAAACAAGCCATTGACAATAACAATatgaagaataaaaatattccaaATGTACTTGAGAATATTGGTGCATGCAATAATAATGTAGTAAAAGGATATTATGTTAACAACCAcatgaatgataataaacaaaattctTATGATATAGAACATGGgaattacaaatatatatcgaATAGTAGTGATTTAactaagaagaaaaaaaaaaatcatgaaAATATGTTTAGAATGTCTAAAAGTCAATTATTAAGTttagaaaatgatataaaatatttacaatcTTTAacatcatatattattaaaccgaaagatttatattttgaaacaTTTGAAGAAGTCGATGTATTATCATacgataaaaatgaagagtatatgaataatatcattcataataataataacaatattttgAACTCAGATGGTATGAtccatattttaaataatggaGCAACCAAAGATTATGGATTAAGTGGatgtaaaattaataataaagattttTTCAATGCAAAAATGAAAAGGGAAATAAGAAAAAcgaaatattatacaaataaatttagtaataaattaaaatatactgTAATTGAAGAAGGGTCATTTGGTGTTGTATATAAAGGATGGTATAAAGGTATGAATGTAGCTGTAAAAGTACCAGTTGATAAAATGGCTAGACAAGATCCATATGGATTAACAAAAAGATCAATAAATGAATGGAAAATTTTGGCAAAATGTGATCAtccaaatattattaaattatgtgGTGGTATAATACATAGTTATTTTGATATTTGGCTAGTTACAAAATTAGTAAATGGTTTAGATTTACAtactattaaaaataatatgaataaagatgaaaaagTTCTTGGTATagatatatcattaaaaatGTGTAGACAACTAGCTGaagttattaattttttacatacacctattaaaaataaaaaaaatgtaatcaTACATAGAGATATTAAACCAGAAAATCTAATTATTGATAGTGATTGgaatatacatttatgtgATTTTGGTGATGCTGAAGAATGTGAAGATGGTATTGTTACTAATGTATCAGGAGCAACATGGATATATGCTCCACCTGAATTATTAACTTGTCATCCATTAAAACAAAGTAGTGATTATAATTTCTTAGATCATActaaattatcatataaatggGATATTTGGTCTATGGGATGTGTATTTCAAGAAATGATGAACCTACCATCACCTTTTcaacattatattattacatttgaTGAATCTGATCAAATCTATGAAAAACTAGTTGAtgtatttacaaaaaaattaccTCCTTGTATTCATTCCAAAATTGAAAATTCACCTTTTGCTGATATTATTAGATTATGCTTAAATTATGATCCTAACTTAAGACCAACAGCATCAGAAATTGTTCAGCTATTGAACCAGCCAGATGAATATTTACTTCTAAAgaggaaataa